The nucleotide window TTGGAGAAATTAGAGAAATTAATAATTGCTGTTCTAGTTTGGTTGCATGGCCTGAAGCATGTATTTTGCATTCAGGTGAATTTAAAAATAATTTGCATCCAGATTTATAAAGTCTATTGACTAATTCATTAACTGCTTGTTTATTCCCTGGAATTACATTTGAAGAAAAGATTATATTATCTGAAGGCTTTAATTGTATTAAAGGATGTAATCCTTTAGAAATATTATTTAAAGCTGAAGATTCTTCCCCTTGAGAGCCAGTACAGATAATAAGTAGTTTTTTGTCAGGAATTGTATTCATTTCTTGTGGGGTAATAAATACATTTTTTAAATCATTTGTATTTAAAATTCCTGCAGTTTGTGAGCATTTCAAACTGCTTTCTATAGATCTACCAAAAACTACTATTTTTTTATCAGCAGAATTAGCTAATTTAACTATTTCTTCAATTCTACCTAAATTGGAAGCAAAGAAAGTAATAATTATTCTTCCCTCAGAAGAAGAAATAATATTCTTCAATTCTGAAATAATTGTCGCTTCACTTTCATTAAATCCAGGTTGAGCGGCTGAGGTAGATTCACACAGCAATAAATCCACTTCTCTTCCCCCAATACTTATTAATCTTTGAAAAGATTTGCTTTCAATTTTGTTTTTTAAATCAAATCTGAAATCTCCACTAAAAACTAAAAATCCATTAGGAGTAGAAATAGAAAATCCAAAAGAATCAGGAATTGAGTGATTTACAGAAAAAAAATCAAAAGCAAAATATTTTGTGAAATAAATAGAGTCAGAATCATAAATTTCCATTTTAGGTATTCTTTCAATTTTTAATTCTTCTAATTTTTTCTTAATTAATTCCATTGCTAATGCTGGAGCATAAATAGTAGGTATTTCTAAAGAAGAAATTAAATGAGGAACTCCTCCAATATGATCTTCATGTCCATGAGTGATAAATAATCCAGTTATTTTCTTTTGATTTTTAATAAGATAATCCAAATTTGGTATCTCACCTGTTACTCCAGGTTGAGTTAATTTATTTCCAAATTTAATTCCAAAATCCATAATTACTATTTCATCTAAATGTTCAATACAATAGCAATTCTTTCCTATTTCTTCTATCCCTCCTATAGAGAAAAAATAGGTAGGATCTTTTTGTTTATTTCTTCTACATTCAAAAATATGTTGTTCTATTGTATGTAAAGCCATTATATTAGGATTTTCTTAATTAAAATACTTATTTTTTAAAAAACTTACTAGTATTTTTCATTAATAAAAGGGGAGGTATAATCTTCCCTCCCTCTAATTTTTTTATTAGTTTATAAATTTAAAAGAATTAATATGCCTCTCTTTCCAACAAAGTACTAAAAAAAGAATCTTTTAATTTATTTTTTTTAGCTTTATCTCTCAATTTTTGAATAGCTGCATTTTTAAATTTTTCAATTTCAGCACTTAATCCCTTTAAACTAGCAGCAGAATAATTTGCTCCTTTTTTGGCAGCTTTTTTAGCTGCTAAAACATTAGGATCTAATAAATCTTTAATTTTTTTATCACTCAATAAACTTACATACTTAGGATTTTTTGCAAATAATTGAGCAATTTGTTCGCTAGTATGAGCTTCTTGATTATTTAAACCAAAATGAAGAGAAAGAATTAAATATTCATCTTTCTTTAGTGTACTTTGCAACAAATCTTTTAATTTTTCTTCATGAATATTTCTATTTGCTATTCATTCTGGATTAACTTCTTCATTATCTTCTTTTACAAAATCTGAAAAATTAGAACTTTCATTATTAGAAATAGGTTTATCTAAGGAAACCAAATCAACATTAATTTTTTTAATTTCACTAATTTTTAAAGGAGTGAATTGTGTTCCATATTTTTGCATTTCTGAAGATAATTCATCTAAAGTGGGAGAATTTCCAGTTTTCAAAATTAATTCTTTTTCTGCTTTAGTCATTTTATTAATGACTTCCATCATATGCACCGGTATTCTTATTATTTTTGATTGATCAGCTATAGATCTAGTAATAGCTTGTCTAATTCATCAAGTTGCATATGTAGAAAATTTATTACCAAATTTGTAATCAAATTTAGTAATTGCTTTTCTAAGCCCAAAAACACCTTCTTGAATCAAATCTCCCAAATTAAACCCACAATTTAAATATTTTTTAGCTACTGAAATAACCAATCTCAAATTAGAAGTCATTAATTGTTTTTCAGCGAAACTTCTTTTTTCCGGAATATCCATTAACTGAGCTATCTTTTTTTCTTCATCAGCCGTTAGCATTCTTGAAAAGCACAATGTAGAGAGGAAAGATTTAGAAGAGTCGCTTATTTTATCTTTAGTACTCGAAGAATAATAGAATCTGAAATTAGAAATATTCTCATCTTGATAATCAAGATGAGCTTCTTTTTCTTCTTTAGTTAATTTATTAGTAATCTGAATTGAATGTTCAGTTAATTTTTTTGTGAATAATTCTCAAAAATCATCCGGAATCATTTCTTGGTCTTCTAATATCATTAATATTTCTTCTTCTGTTAATTTGTTTTTCCCTTTTTTAGGTTTTGTAGCTTGATTCAAAAATAAAGGAAAAATTAAAGTTAATAAATTTTTCCCTTTCTTTACTTTTCCCTTTTTAGAATTTGATTCCAAAACAAAAGATTTTTCAAAATTATTTGCTTCAGCTTTTTCTAAAGCTTTTAAAGCTAAAAGATTTTCTCTAATTGTTTTTACTTTTTTTTCATTTTTTTGTAGTAATTCATGATCTATTGCATTTTTGGCAATCTTCTTTTTAGTTGTTTTGGATTTGGAGGGAGATTCTCTTTTTACGGAGCTACTTTTAGTTTCTGATTTATTACTTTTTTTTGAAGTTTTTACTTTTGTTTTAATTTCAGAATTTTTTAAAGTATTTAATTTTTCTTTTTTCGCCATCCTAATTATTAATTAGATTTTTTTAAATAAAAATTAAATAAATTTGCTTATTATCTAAAAAAATCTATAAGTTTTTGGAATAATTTCAATTAACACTTAAATTTTAATGTCTTATTAATTAAAAAAAGTACTAAACAATATTAAATTCTCTTTGTTTTACTCTTACAAAAATAGATAAAAATAATTTAATAAATTTTATTTAAGGTTAGAAATCAGAGGAGCTATAGCTCAATCGGCAGAGCACACCTCTTATAAGGGTAAGGTTATGAGTTCGAGTCTCATTAGTTCCACCAATTTATTATTTAAGAATTAAATTTGTCAGATACTATATGAGATGTAATTATTATTGGGGCTGGACCTGCGGGGGCTACAGCAGCAATTTATTGTGCTAGATCCTGTTTAAATGTTTTGATTATTGAAAAAGCATTAGTAGGGGGTAAATTAACTAAAACTCTTTTTATAGATAATTATCCAGGTTATTTGGATAGAAGTGGCTTTCAATTATCAGATAATTTATTAACTCAATTAAAAGAGTTAAAAGTTGAAATTAAAAATGAAGAAGTAATCGAAATTACTTCTTCTAATAATAATTGAGAGCTAAAAACTAAAAAAGCTAATTTTTTTACTCGCACTATTCTTATAGCCACTGGAATGAGAGAAAGAAAATTAGAGATAGAGAATGAAACAGAATATTACAGTAAAGGAGTTTCTTATTGCGCCATTTGTGAAGGTAATTTATATACTGGAGAAGAAATGATTGTTGTTGGGGGAGGAAATAGCGCTTTAGAAGAAGGTATTTATTTAACAGCAATGGCTTCTAATCTTAAATTAGTGCATAGAAGAAGAGAATTTAGAGGGGACGAGATTTTAGTAAAACAATTGAAAGGTAAAGATAATGTGACTATCTTTACTCCCTATAAACCAAAAAAGATATTAGTTGAAAATGATAAAGTAAAAGGACTTTTAGTTACTCATGCAGAAACTGGAGAAGAATTGGAAATAAAAGGTAAAGCAGTATTTATTTTTATTGGACTTTTACCTGAGACGGATTTTCTTTCTAATCTTTCATTAGAAAGAGATGAAAGAGGTTTTATTATTGTTGATTCTGAAATGAGAACTAATTTGAAAGGTATTTTTGCCGCAGGAGATGTTATTAATAAAGAGTTAAGACAAATAGTAACAGCAATGAATGATGGAGCAATTGCGGCAATTGCTATAAAAAATTACATCAAATCTGGTCATTTTTCTAAAAATAATTAATAAAAGGTATTTAAATTTAATTTGTTTGTGAATCTAATCTAAAAGTAAGAAACTATAGAAAGTTCAATTAATATAGATAATAATGATTTACTTTTTATTGATTTAGGCTCTCAGTATAGTTGTGTTTTAGAGAGAAAATTAAAAAATTTAGATTGTTCAGTATTTAAATATCTTTTCAAGGAGGAAGAAATCCCTCCCGAAAAATTTAATTTTTCTCATTTTAAAGCAGTTTTTTTATCTGGAAGTCCTTCTTCTGTTAATGAAATTCAAGATAAAAAAGGTTATTCTTGATTAAAAAATGAGATATTGAATAATAAAGAAATTCCCATTATGGGAATTTGTTTTGGAATGCAACTGATTCACTATTTTTTTGGCGGAAAAATAGAAAAAACTATTTCTTTATTTGGAGAAGGAGAAGTAATAAGAGAGAGAGAACATCTTTTATTTTCAGAAATTCCAAAAAAATTTAAAATTTGGGGATCTTTTTTTGAAAGTGTTACTAAATTAGGTAATGGTTTTTATTCTTTAGCGTCTTCTAAAGAAAAAGTTTGTTTAATTTCCGCTCATGTAAGTAGGCCTATTTATACTATTCAATTTCATCCCGAATTGAATGAAACTGAATTTGGCACTCAATTATTTATGAATTTTTTAACTAAAGTTGCAAAAATAAATTTTCAAGCTAAACAAGAAACTGATTATAGATTGAAAAAAAATTCTATTCAAGTTGATGAGTTAATAGAAAAGTATAAAGAAGAATTAGAAGATGCTAAAGTTTTAGTGGCTTTATCGGGAGGTCTTGATTCTAGTGTATTAATACATTTAATTGGAGAAATGGTTTTGGAAAAAAACATTTATCCAGTATATCTTTCTACTGGATTAATACCTAAAAAAATGGAAGAAAGAACAGTGAACTATTTTAGTTTAAAATTCTCCAATTTTAAAGTAATTTCTTGAAAAGAAAGTATTTTTAAGGAGTTAAAAGGAATTACTAATCCAGAAGAAAAAAGAAAATTAATAGCTCAAAAATTTAAAACTACTTTTGATGAAATTTTTAAAGAAGAAAAATCAAAAGGAATTACTCATTTAGCGCAAGGAACAATTTATTCCGATGTAATAGAATCAGGAAAATTATCCTCAAAATATTCCAAAATTAAAACACATCATAATGTTGAAATGATTAATACAAAAAATTTACCTTATAAGGTTATAGAGCCTTTATCAACATTATTTAAAGATCAAGTGCGAGAATTAGGAAATGCATGTGATTTGCCTGCTTTTTTACTTTCTCAACAACCTTTTCCAGGTCCAGGATTAGCTATTAGAGTTATTGGAGAAGTTACTGAAGAGAAAGTAAATTTACTTTCTTCAATACATGACTTTATAGAACAAGAATTTATTGAGAGAAAATTAGGAAAATATAGTGATCAATATTTCCCTATACTTCTTTCCGAGGAAGCCGTAGGAGTAAAAGGAGATCAACGAGTTTATGGATATGCAATAGTTTTAAGAGCAATAAAAACAATAGATTTTATGAGTGCTAATGTAAGTGAAATTCCTTTAAATGCTTTAGTTGCGATAGCAAATAAAATTGTCTCAAAATTTTCTGAAGTAACCAGAGTGTTATTTGATTTAACTACTAAACCCGGAGGAACTATAGAGTGAGAGTAAAAACTCTCACTCTTTTAAGTTTTTTAAGTAAAACTACAAATTAATAATTTAGAATAGTTTCTACTGCATGAACTTTAGATTTTTTAGAAACTGATTTAGTAACTCTAACAAATCTAGCTTTTTTATGAAGTTCTAAAATATTTTTAGCTCCAATATATCCAAAAGCTGTTTGTAGTGAAGCTGTTAAATGTAATAATACATTTTTAACACTTCCCTTGTATAGTACATAACTTTCAACACCTTCAGAGACCCAATTTTTTGGGTCTGTAGAATGTTTGAAATATCTATCTGCTGATCCAGCTTTCATAGCACCCAAAGAACCCATTCCTCTATAGAGTTTTAACTCTTTTCCTTCAATCTTTTTTATTTCTCCGGGAGCTTCATCTGTTCCAGCGAAAAGATAACCTAACATTACTAAATCTGCTCCGGCTGCCAAAGCTTTAACAATTTCGTCAGTGGAGGTTAAACCTCCATCTGCAATTGTTAAAACATTTTTAGCTTTACATATTCTAGAAACTTCTACTAAAGAACTGAATTCTCCCGAACCAACCCCAGTAATTAATCTAGTAGTACAAATTGAACCTGAGCCTATTCCAACTTTAACAGCATGCGCTCCGCAAGAGATTAAATATTCCGCCCCTTCCGAACTTACTACATTTCCAGCTATTATGAAAATATCAGAAGAAATTTCTTTAACTTCTTTAATTTTTTCACCTATATTTTTTGAATGTCCATGTGCGGAATCAATAAGAATAATATTTGCTCCACTATTAATTAATTCTTTTATATCTTCTTTTGTAGTAGAAGCGCCTATAGCTACAGCATAAGGTTTATTTTCGCCGAATTCTTCTCTTAATTTATTTATTCATTCTTTAGCTGTAGATATTTTTAAATTTCTATGTAAAACTCCCATTCCCCCTGAAGAAATTAAAGCTCTAGACATTTCGTATTCTGTAACGGTATCCATAGCTGCAGATAAAAAAGGTAAAGAAAGTTTAAATTTTTCATTTAATGAAACTTCTAGAGAAACTTCATAAGGTAAGAAATCAGAATAACCAGGAACTATCAATATATCTTCAAAACCTAAAGATAATTTAGGATTCAATCTATTATCTTCCATTATTTTTGTACTTTTTTGTTCTTTCAAGTCAATCTGAACATTATTCTTATTTCATTTAGATTAAATGTTAAGTAATTTATTAGGCAATTCTTAATTTTTCTTCAGGATAAATTATTTTTTGTTTTGAAGGTCTTGATTTGGAGTAGTAAAGAAGAACATTTGGAACTCCCATTTGACCTATGTACATTAATACCATTAAAACTACTTGCCCCACTCAATTAGTTTTAGTAGTAGTTCCCAAGGAAAGACCAGAAGTTCCAAATGCCGAAGAAGCTTCAAAGAGTTTTTCATGTCTTAATAGATTATTTCCTCCATTGCTACTATTTGGAATAATCAAAGATGCAATAAGTACTAGCGCGGATGATAAGAAGAATACCAAGAAAGAATTTTCAATTGTTTGGCTGGAAACAGTTTTACTAAATACTGATAAAGATTTTCTCCCTCTCATTGTTGATCAAACTTTACCCATTATTAAGAAAAGAGTAATACTTCTAATTCCTCCAGCGGTTGAAGAAGGAGAAGCTCCTATGAACATTAGTATTAATAGAATTCATTGAGTTCTCTCAGTTAAACTTGTTAAATCAAGGCCGGAAAATCCTGAAGATCTAGCTGAAATTATTAAATAAAGAAGTTGTCAAACTTTTTCTCCAGTACTTAAGCAACAATGTTTAATTTTGTCTAAAGTTCTTCCGTTTTCACTAAATTCAGATCCTAAAACTGCCCCAGCTGCAATTACAGTAATTAAAAAGTGCATCAAAATAGAAATTTTGGTGAACAAAGAAAAAATATTTTTAGAAGATTTATGTTTTCTTTTTTTCTTACATCATTCTTTAAATTCATAAAGAACTGGATATCCAATTCCTCCAATAATGGAGGAAATAGAAAATATTATCGATAATATCACTCCTCAATTTTTGGAATAAGGCATAATGGATTTACTAGATAGAATGTCCAATCCAGCATTATTAATAGAAGAAACAGAATGAAAAATTCCATTTCATAAAGAATTTCAAAAATCTTTTTGAGATCCATTATTACAACTTAAATCTGGTGTTACAAAATAAAAAAAGAAAGTAAGTAATATAGCTATTATTACTTCACAAGATAATAGAATTTTTAGAGCAGACATAACTATTTCAAAAGAGTTTCCTCTGCTCATACCTCCTCTTTCGGAGTAAAGATTTAATCTTTCCTCAATAGTATGTTTTTTAGCTTTAAGGAAAAAGTGTTTAATAAACATTCAACTAGTAACTAGCCCTAAACCTCCCACTTGAATTAATACAAGAATTATTATTTTTCCTCATGTATTAAAGGAACAATGCAGAGGGTTCATTGTTAGACCTGTTGTAGTGAAAGCGCTGACTGAAATGAACAATTTTGAAAATATATCATTTTCATTTGTTGAGCCGTTTGAAGAGCAAACTTTACAACTGCCGTTTAATGAGATTCCAGGTATATTCAATAATCCAAAACCAATTAGCACTACAATAAAATAAATTCTTGAGATTCTTTGATAAATATTTTTTCCTACACAACATCTTCAGAAAATAGTTAATTTATTTGGTTTGTTTTTGGCCTGCGCTTTTATCATTAACTAGTGAATAGTAAGACAAAAATTTAAGGTTAAAAATGAGATTTGCATTAAAAAAACTTTAAATTTTTTCATAGGTTAGCTTCTTAATAATTTTTTAAATAATAGAATTATTGGTGAATTTGTAAAAATTATTTAAGTAAATTTGATAGGTTTAGTCAAAAAAAAGAACAATTTAAGGAGAGATTATTGTTTAATTGGATTAAGCAAATTCAATTATGAAATAGCAAAGATTTTAATGAAAGAGGAACAGGGAGTTACCATTTTAGATAAAAACAATGAAATAATTAATAGTTTAGGGGAAGAATTTACAGAATCAAAAAATTGTGATGCCATGAACATAAAAGAATTAGAAGATGCTGATATTAAAAACTTTGATTATGT belongs to Mycoplasma parvum str. Indiana and includes:
- a CDS encoding ribonuclease J codes for the protein MALHTIEQHIFECRRNKQKDPTYFFSIGGIEEIGKNCYCIEHLDEIVIMDFGIKFGNKLTQPGVTGEIPNLDYLIKNQKKITGLFITHGHEDHIGGVPHLISSLEIPTIYAPALAMELIKKKLEELKIERIPKMEIYDSDSIYFTKYFAFDFFSVNHSIPDSFGFSISTPNGFLVFSGDFRFDLKNKIESKSFQRLISIGGREVDLLLCESTSAAQPGFNESEATIISELKNIISSSEGRIIITFFASNLGRIEEIVKLANSADKKIVVFGRSIESSLKCSQTAGILNTNDLKNVFITPQEMNTIPDKKLLIICTGSQGEESSALNNISKGLHPLIQLKPSDNIIFSSNVIPGNKQAVNELVNRLYKSGCKLFLNSPECKIHASGHATKLEQQLLISLISPTYLAPVHGEKKMLHDLKRNISELKIVPSYNIFILRNGEKLKILNRVVSKAEEEEHLKFNFPYFVMENKLTDHGKETLNERTKLAMNGLLVVSITLDLETKTIFSISPVTTIGSLSFSLSSEIFKDLSRMISKNTEELLANSSVTLKKEDIISSNTSIITDFFNKKGHKVPKIIILLEEVKQNNLWENSINANSYIKE
- a CDS encoding sigma-70 family RNA polymerase sigma factor: MAKKEKLNTLKNSEIKTKVKTSKKSNKSETKSSSVKRESPSKSKTTKKKIAKNAIDHELLQKNEKKVKTIRENLLALKALEKAEANNFEKSFVLESNSKKGKVKKGKNLLTLIFPLFLNQATKPKKGKNKLTEEEILMILEDQEMIPDDFWELFTKKLTEHSIQITNKLTKEEKEAHLDYQDENISNFRFYYSSSTKDKISDSSKSFLSTLCFSRMLTADEEKKIAQLMDIPEKRSFAEKQLMTSNLRLVISVAKKYLNCGFNLGDLIQEGVFGLRKAITKFDYKFGNKFSTYATWWIRQAITRSIADQSKIIRIPVHMMEVINKMTKAEKELILKTGNSPTLDELSSEMQKYGTQFTPLKISEIKKINVDLVSLDKPISNNESSNFSDFVKEDNEEVNPEWIANRNIHEEKLKDLLQSTLKKDEYLILSLHFGLNNQEAHTSEQIAQLFAKNPKYVSLLSDKKIKDLLDPNVLAAKKAAKKGANYSAASLKGLSAEIEKFKNAAIQKLRDKAKKNKLKDSFFSTLLEREAY
- a CDS encoding NAD(P)/FAD-dependent oxidoreductase; amino-acid sequence: MSDTIWDVIIIGAGPAGATAAIYCARSCLNVLIIEKALVGGKLTKTLFIDNYPGYLDRSGFQLSDNLLTQLKELKVEIKNEEVIEITSSNNNWELKTKKANFFTRTILIATGMRERKLEIENETEYYSKGVSYCAICEGNLYTGEEMIVVGGGNSALEEGIYLTAMASNLKLVHRRREFRGDEILVKQLKGKDNVTIFTPYKPKKILVENDKVKGLLVTHAETGEELEIKGKAVFIFIGLLPETDFLSNLSLERDERGFIIVDSEMRTNLKGIFAAGDVINKELRQIVTAMNDGAIAAIAIKNYIKSGHFSKNN
- the guaA gene encoding glutamine-hydrolyzing GMP synthase, translated to MERKLKNLDCSVFKYLFKEEEIPPEKFNFSHFKAVFLSGSPSSVNEIQDKKGYSWLKNEILNNKEIPIMGICFGMQLIHYFFGGKIEKTISLFGEGEVIREREHLLFSEIPKKFKIWGSFFESVTKLGNGFYSLASSKEKVCLISAHVSRPIYTIQFHPELNETEFGTQLFMNFLTKVAKINFQAKQETDYRLKKNSIQVDELIEKYKEELEDAKVLVALSGGLDSSVLIHLIGEMVLEKNIYPVYLSTGLIPKKMEERTVNYFSLKFSNFKVISWKESIFKELKGITNPEEKRKLIAQKFKTTFDEIFKEEKSKGITHLAQGTIYSDVIESGKLSSKYSKIKTHHNVEMINTKNLPYKVIEPLSTLFKDQVRELGNACDLPAFLLSQQPFPGPGLAIRVIGEVTEEKVNLLSSIHDFIEQEFIERKLGKYSDQYFPILLSEEAVGVKGDQRVYGYAIVLRAIKTIDFMSANVSEIPLNALVAIANKIVSKFSEVTRVLFDLTTKPGGTIEWE
- a CDS encoding guanosine monophosphate reductase; protein product: MKEQKSTKIMEDNRLNPKLSLGFEDILIVPGYSDFLPYEVSLEVSLNEKFKLSLPFLSAAMDTVTEYEMSRALISSGGMGVLHRNLKISTAKEWINKLREEFGENKPYAVAIGASTTKEDIKELINSGANIILIDSAHGHSKNIGEKIKEVKEISSDIFIIAGNVVSSEGAEYLISCGAHAVKVGIGSGSICTTRLITGVGSGEFSSLVEVSRICKAKNVLTIADGGLTSTDEIVKALAAGADLVMLGYLFAGTDEAPGEIKKIEGKELKLYRGMGSLGAMKAGSADRYFKHSTDPKNWVSEGVESYVLYKGSVKNVLLHLTASLQTAFGYIGAKNILELHKKARFVRVTKSVSKKSKVHAVETILNY
- a CDS encoding potassium transporter TrkG; translation: MIKAQAKNKPNKLTIFWRCCVGKNIYQRISRIYFIVVLIGFGLLNIPGISLNGSCKVCSSNGSTNENDIFSKLFISVSAFTTTGLTMNPLHCSFNTWGKIIILVLIQVGGLGLVTSWMFIKHFFLKAKKHTIEERLNLYSERGGMSRGNSFEIVMSALKILLSCEVIIAILLTFFFYFVTPDLSCNNGSQKDFWNSLWNGIFHSVSSINNAGLDILSSKSIMPYSKNWGVILSIIFSISSIIGGIGYPVLYEFKEWCKKKRKHKSSKNIFSLFTKISILMHFLITVIAAGAVLGSEFSENGRTLDKIKHCCLSTGEKVWQLLYLIISARSSGFSGLDLTSLTERTQWILLILMFIGASPSSTAGGIRSITLFLIMGKVWSTMRGRKSLSVFSKTVSSQTIENSFLVFFLSSALVLIASLIIPNSSNGGNNLLRHEKLFEASSAFGTSGLSLGTTTKTNWVGQVVLMVLMYIGQMGVPNVLLYYSKSRPSKQKIIYPEEKLRIA